Proteins encoded within one genomic window of Carassius gibelio isolate Cgi1373 ecotype wild population from Czech Republic chromosome A4, carGib1.2-hapl.c, whole genome shotgun sequence:
- the LOC127978563 gene encoding solute carrier family 13 member 4-like — MRLDGAKMDLIKKIWTARKLILVVLIPLSLLPLPLIHPCSESSCAYVLIVTAVYWVSEAVPLGAAALVPAFLYPLFGVLKSSEVASEYFKDTTLLLMGVICLAASIEKWNLHKRIALRMVMIAGAKPGMLVLGFMCCTVFLSMWLSNTSTTAMVMPIAEAVLQQLICTGIADSLEDSVTVDTQDEESDKEENQELSTNHLQLLDRKHNENHEVCILNEELNGLTLKPGFGPEFFKESNGNLPEAPVSIPAPPKKPKKQGDSLYPTKRDHMICKCLSLSITYAATIGGLITITGTSTNLIFAEQFNNRYPEAKVINFGTWFIFSLPIALIMLMLTWIWLHCLFLGCNFRETCSLSKKRKTRRELLSEKRIQEEYQKLGPISYPEVVTGIFFILMTVLWFTREPGFVPGWTSLFEKKGYRTDATVSVLLGFILFLIPARKPWPSAFSSKSKGEDDDEEEEDPLAPMITWKDFQRLMPWEIVILVGGGYALAAGCKVSGLSVWIGRQLEPMSGLPPWAVILLTCLLVSAVTEFASNPATLTVFLPILSALSETLHMNPLHTLIPATMCVSFGVMLPVGNPPNAIVFSYGHVQISDMVKAGFGVNLIGVFVVMLAIMTWGEPLFNLSEFPTWALMRNVTGSL; from the exons ATGAGGCTGGACGGTGCCAAAATGGACTTAATCAAAAAAATATGGACGGCTCGGAAACTCATTCTCGTGGTGTTGATTCCTTTATCCCTGCTGCCTCTGCCTCTCATCCACCCGTGCAGT GAATCATCGTGTGCGTATGTCCTGATCGTGACGGCGGTATATTGGGTATCTGAAGCTGTGCCGCTGGGAGCCGCTGCTCTCGTCCCGGCCTTCTTGTACCCACTGTTTGGGGTCCTCAAATCCAGTGAG gtggCCTCTGAGTATTTTAAGGACACCACGCTGCTGTTGATGGGGGTCATTTGTCTGGCCGCCTCCATTGAGAAGTGGAACCTGCATAAACGCATCGCTCTGCGGATGGTGATGATCGCCGGGGCCAAACCTGGCAT GCTGGTTTTGGGGTTCATGTGCTGTACGGTTTTTCTCTCTATGTGGCTGAGCAACACGTCCACCACGGCCATGGTGATGCCCATCGCTGAAGCCGTGCTGCAGCAGCTCATCTGCACCGGCATCGCAGACTCCCTCGAAGACTCGGTGACTGTAGATACACAGGACGAGGAGAGCG ACAAAGAGGAAAACCAAGAATTAAGCACGAATCACCTTCAGCTGCTGGACCGCAAACACAA tgaaaatCATGAAGTCTGTATACTGAATGAG GAGTTGAATGGTCTGACATTGAAGCCTGGTTTCGGTCCAGAATTTTTTAAAGAATCAAATGGAAACCTGCCAGAG GCTCCAGTTAGCATCCCTGCTCCACCAAAGAAACCCAAAAAGCAGGGGGATTCGCTGTACCCCACCAAGAGAGACCACATGATCTGTAAGTGCCTGTCTCTGAGCATCACATACGCGGCCACCATCGGCGGCCTCATCACCATCACCGGCACCTCCACCAACCTCATCTTCGCTGAGCAATTCAACAA TCGTTACCCAGAAGCGAAAGTCATCAACTTCGGCACGTGGTTCATCTTCAGTCTGCCGATCGCTCTGATCATGCTGATGCTCACCTGGATCTGGCTGCACTGTCTCTTTCTGGGCTGCAA TTTCAGAGAGACTTGCTCTCTCAGCAAGAAACGCAAAACCAGGCGAGAGCTCCTCTCTGAGAAGCGCATTCAGGAGGAGTACCAGAAACTCGGCCCCATCAG CTATCCTGAAGTCGTGACGGGCATCTTCTTTATTCTGATGACTGTACTTTGGTTCACCAGGGAACCAGGATTTGTTCCCGGCTGGACGTCGCTGTTTGAGAA GAAGGGCTACAGGACTGATGCGACGGTGTCGGTTCTGCTCGgcttcatcctcttcctcattccGGCTCGAAAGCCCTGGCCATCTGCGTTCTCCAGCAAGAGCAAAG GTGAGgatgacgatgaggaggaagaggatccTCTGGCTCCCATGATCACGTGGAAAGACTTCCAGAGACTGATGCCGTGGGAGATTGTTATTCTGGTGGGAGGAGGATATGCACTGGCTGCTGGATGCAAG GTGTCGGGTCTCTCCGTGTGGATCGGTCGGCAGCTGGAGCCCATGAGTGGTCTTCCTCCGTGGGCCGTGATACTGCTGACATGTCTCCTGGTGTCCGCCGTCACCGAGTTCGCCAGCAACCCAGCCACGCTCACAGTGTTCCTGCCCATCCTCTCGGCCCTG TCAGAGACGCTGCACATGAACCCTCTGCACACACTCATCCCCGCCACCATGTGTGTGTCCTTCGGCGTCATGCTGCCCGTTGGAAACCCGCCGAATGCCATTGTGTTCAGTTACGGACACGTGCAGATCAGCGACATG GTGAAAGCTGGTTTCGGAGTGAATCTGATCGGGGTGTTTGTGGTAATGTTGGCCATCATGACGTGGGGCGAGCCGCTCTTCAATCTGAGCGAGTTTCCCACCTGGGCGCTGATGCGTAACGTCACGGGCAGCTTGTAG